From one Streptomyces sp. CA-210063 genomic stretch:
- a CDS encoding LamG domain-containing protein: MGGDRLRCLENGRSGCLERFFSAATAAVVLLAVLPALVVTAPTASADTQESSSASEASTALERAAASGEEVEVVGERAEYSTTYANPDGYSFTLEQSVVPVRVATKDGSWAAPDATLERRADGSIGPKAAVADISFSAGGDGDGLVTLAEDGKSLSLGWPGTLPKPTLDGAAVTYADVLPGVDLRLTATVEGVKQVLIVKSAEAAANPDLERIEFSLETEGLAVSSRTGGGLAAVDEDGNTVFRSPAARMWDSAGDVGTGGTTTMSLASASDDEPVQDGDGEASPDHPADGPGVGDASAVLPVQLTEESVAVVPDPELLAGEDTVYPLYIDPDVALEESERTVLSSDGDTYYNFSGGDDGEGVGYCGTYVTGGYAYYCGSGYKQRMYFEFAPTKLAGKRVLDTTFRVTERWSMSCEKTVVELVRTGNISSATNWPGPTSNWDVMGDRTVAAGRGSLCDPDQPDAPIEFNDDPAQSYENLTSTVKKFAAGDFSRLTLMLKADDESDPNGWKRFDDDAVLSVKYVGLPAVPTSAGIVRGSGISCETDAGDPDIIADPTPMLTARPQTAAGGESGAHLRAHFFVQRKQSDGSWDVATEPVRPTSGSVGDNVAVTYPSPITLSEGALYRLRVHTRSLYNDDASYLESNSTVTTKGWCYFKVDTTAPKAPKISFGSPYSECTADACAAAGGPGTKAQFTFSPAAGDTTNTHYQYKLATDKTWSTAIVGETVKPWITPRLAGLQQLQVRAKDVNGWGGKAIVEFKVAEGQTAVGRWHFDDAAAGSAVTTAADTATEGARHPATLYTTGAGWSSLARRGDGDRSLWLNDTSDTTRQSGYAATTESVVNTQSSFTVGAWAYLTDSSAYRTVLSQTGSDSSSFSLYYSSGAQRWVFLWSWYENGVRKYQGANADAAGVALKTWTHVAGSYDAENRTIRLYVNGRLQGGPVSLPATSDATVSDGALQIGRVAYTAGTYQNYWRGRVDEVAVWQRLLTDDEVATEARLLDADGNADVELVGAWDPDGASGTTLSDTASGYGRSLTLTGGATLDGEAIVLDGTDDAATTAGPVIDESGSFTVTAAVELDSAAMGAKADGYVAQVVGQRGTDGASWGLWFEKTGTEFDPETETELPVGKWYFGRLNADGSWTAVVSDEAAVVSGNSVTQLTGVFDAYTDTIGLYIGANQNGSDLAYTAVAGSADFAVGKGFVDSAWAHYLAGRVTDVRIWAGAMSGQQQISDTVGIAGA; the protein is encoded by the coding sequence ATGGGCGGGGATCGCTTGCGCTGCCTGGAGAACGGTCGCTCGGGTTGTCTGGAGCGTTTCTTCTCCGCGGCGACGGCTGCGGTGGTGTTGCTGGCTGTCCTGCCCGCGCTTGTCGTCACCGCGCCGACCGCGTCGGCGGACACGCAGGAGTCCTCTTCGGCGTCCGAGGCTTCGACGGCGCTGGAGCGGGCGGCGGCCTCCGGGGAGGAGGTCGAGGTTGTCGGCGAGCGCGCGGAGTACTCCACGACGTACGCCAACCCGGACGGCTATTCGTTCACCCTGGAGCAGTCCGTCGTCCCCGTGCGGGTGGCGACCAAGGACGGATCGTGGGCCGCGCCGGATGCCACTCTGGAGCGCCGGGCTGACGGCTCGATCGGGCCGAAGGCGGCGGTGGCCGATATCTCCTTCTCCGCCGGTGGTGACGGCGACGGCTTGGTGACTCTCGCCGAGGACGGCAAGTCTTTGAGCTTGGGCTGGCCCGGCACCCTGCCGAAGCCCACGCTGGACGGCGCTGCCGTCACCTACGCCGATGTGCTTCCCGGAGTCGACCTGCGGCTGACGGCCACCGTGGAGGGCGTGAAGCAGGTATTGATCGTCAAGTCCGCCGAGGCCGCGGCCAACCCGGATCTCGAGAGGATCGAGTTCTCGCTGGAGACCGAGGGCCTGGCGGTGAGCAGCCGTACGGGCGGTGGGCTGGCCGCTGTGGACGAGGACGGCAACACGGTGTTCCGTTCCCCGGCCGCGCGGATGTGGGACTCGGCCGGTGACGTCGGCACCGGTGGAACGACCACCATGTCACTTGCCTCCGCCAGTGACGACGAGCCCGTCCAGGACGGCGACGGCGAAGCCTCTCCCGACCATCCCGCCGACGGGCCCGGCGTGGGTGACGCCTCCGCCGTGCTGCCCGTGCAACTGACCGAAGAATCGGTGGCGGTCGTGCCCGACCCGGAGCTGCTGGCCGGCGAGGACACGGTTTATCCGCTGTATATCGACCCCGATGTGGCGCTGGAGGAGTCCGAGCGCACCGTGCTGTCCTCGGACGGCGACACCTACTACAACTTCTCCGGCGGTGACGACGGCGAGGGCGTCGGCTACTGCGGTACGTACGTCACCGGCGGCTACGCCTACTACTGCGGCTCCGGCTACAAGCAGCGCATGTACTTCGAGTTCGCGCCGACCAAGCTGGCGGGCAAGCGCGTGCTGGACACCACGTTCCGGGTGACCGAGCGCTGGTCGATGTCCTGCGAGAAGACGGTCGTCGAGCTGGTCCGCACCGGCAATATCTCCTCCGCGACCAACTGGCCGGGCCCGACGTCGAACTGGGACGTCATGGGTGACCGTACCGTGGCCGCCGGGCGGGGCTCGCTGTGCGACCCGGACCAGCCGGACGCGCCGATCGAGTTCAACGACGACCCGGCGCAGAGCTACGAGAACCTGACCTCGACGGTCAAGAAGTTCGCCGCCGGTGACTTCTCCCGCCTCACGCTGATGCTGAAGGCGGATGACGAGTCTGACCCCAACGGCTGGAAGCGGTTCGACGACGACGCTGTGCTGTCCGTGAAGTACGTCGGTCTGCCCGCCGTGCCGACCAGTGCCGGCATCGTGCGGGGAAGCGGCATCAGCTGTGAGACCGACGCCGGCGATCCGGACATCATCGCGGACCCGACGCCGATGTTGACAGCGCGGCCGCAGACCGCGGCGGGCGGTGAGAGCGGAGCCCATCTGCGGGCGCACTTCTTCGTGCAGAGGAAGCAGAGCGACGGCAGCTGGGACGTGGCGACCGAGCCGGTGCGGCCGACCAGCGGCTCTGTCGGTGACAACGTCGCGGTGACCTATCCGTCGCCGATCACGCTCTCCGAGGGCGCGTTGTACCGGTTGAGGGTGCACACACGGTCGTTGTACAACGACGATGCGAGCTACCTGGAGTCGAACAGCACGGTGACGACGAAGGGCTGGTGCTACTTCAAGGTCGATACCACCGCCCCCAAGGCTCCGAAGATCAGCTTCGGCAGCCCGTACAGCGAGTGCACCGCCGATGCCTGCGCAGCCGCCGGAGGACCCGGCACCAAGGCGCAGTTCACCTTCTCTCCGGCGGCCGGTGACACCACCAACACGCACTATCAGTACAAACTCGCCACCGACAAGACCTGGTCGACGGCGATCGTCGGCGAGACGGTCAAGCCGTGGATCACGCCACGGCTGGCGGGTCTGCAGCAGCTCCAGGTCCGGGCCAAGGACGTCAACGGCTGGGGCGGCAAGGCGATCGTCGAGTTCAAGGTCGCCGAGGGGCAGACCGCGGTCGGCCGCTGGCACTTCGACGACGCCGCCGCAGGCTCGGCCGTGACCACGGCGGCCGACACCGCCACCGAGGGCGCCCGGCACCCGGCGACGCTGTACACCACCGGTGCGGGCTGGTCCTCGCTGGCCCGCCGGGGCGACGGCGACCGTTCGCTCTGGCTGAACGACACCTCCGACACCACGCGCCAGTCCGGGTACGCGGCCACCACCGAGTCGGTCGTGAACACCCAGTCCTCGTTCACTGTCGGGGCGTGGGCGTACCTCACGGACTCGTCCGCCTACCGCACCGTCCTGTCGCAGACCGGCAGCGACAGCTCCAGCTTCTCCCTCTACTACTCGTCCGGTGCTCAGCGGTGGGTGTTCCTGTGGAGTTGGTACGAGAACGGCGTCCGCAAGTACCAGGGTGCCAACGCGGATGCTGCCGGAGTGGCGCTGAAGACGTGGACCCATGTGGCGGGCTCCTACGACGCCGAGAACCGGACCATCCGCCTCTACGTCAACGGACGGCTCCAGGGAGGGCCTGTGAGTCTGCCCGCCACCTCGGACGCGACGGTCTCGGACGGCGCGCTGCAGATCGGTCGGGTTGCCTACACCGCGGGCACCTACCAGAACTACTGGCGCGGCCGGGTCGACGAGGTGGCGGTCTGGCAGCGGCTGCTGACCGACGACGAGGTCGCCACCGAAGCCCGGCTGCTTGACGCGGACGGCAACGCGGACGTCGAGCTGGTCGGAGCCTGGGATCCGGACGGGGCCAGTGGCACCACTCTGTCCGACACAGCTTCCGGCTACGGGCGGTCCCTCACGCTCACCGGCGGGGCCACCCTGGACGGCGAGGCGATCGTGCTCGACGGCACGGACGACGCGGCCACCACGGCCGGGCCGGTGATCGACGAGTCCGGCTCGTTCACGGTCACGGCCGCGGTGGAGCTGGACTCAGCCGCCATGGGCGCGAAGGCCGATGGCTACGTCGCTCAGGTCGTCGGTCAGCGCGGGACCGACGGCGCCTCGTGGGGCCTGTGGTTCGAGAAAACCGGTACCGAGTTCGATCCGGAGACCGAGACGGAGCTTCCCGTCGGCAAGTGGTACTTCGGTCGGCTCAACGCCGACGGCAGCTGGACCGCGGTGGTCTCCGACGAGGCCGCGGTCGTCTCCGGCAACAGCGTGACGCAGCTGACCGGTGTGTTCGACGCGTACACCGACACCATCGGCCTGTACATCGGCGCCAACCAGAACGGCTCCGACCTCGCCTACACGGCCGTGGCCGGTTCCGCCGACTTCGCGGTCGGCAAGGGCTTCGTGGACTCCGCCTGGGCGCACTACCTCGCGGGCCGGGTGACCGATGTGCGGATCTGGGCCGGGGCGATGTCCGGTCAGCAGCAGATCAGCGACACCGTCGGTATCGCCGGTGCCTGA
- a CDS encoding MFS transporter, with protein sequence MTTTPTRTTATAVGEATGPFAWYQTMSQQGRRAFKGAFGGYALDSYDFQVLPLSMAAIAAYFSLSTAETGLLTTATLLASAVGGVLAGVLIDRVGRVKTLMITVVTYAVFTVACGFATNYEMLLAMRTLQGIGFGGEWAAGAILVAEYARPHYRGRVLAWVQSSWAIGWGLAVIVSTMLMDRVNPDLAWRILFWTGALPAVLLVYIRLKVKDAPEVSERLAKKEARVPVTTVFKGGLARKTLFATLLSMGVMGGYYTFATWLPTYLKTERGLSVVGTGGYLFVLITGAFCGYVAAGHVVDRLGRKKAFALFAFLSGSLLMTYVNVPEGSNNLLMILGFPLGFSASAIFSGFGSYLAELYPHTVRGTGQSFTYNVGRALGAIFPTAVGFSSGGVGGALVYGAIGYGLALIALLGLPETKGSELS encoded by the coding sequence GTGACAACCACTCCCACAAGAACCACGGCCACCGCCGTCGGCGAGGCGACCGGCCCCTTCGCCTGGTATCAGACGATGTCCCAGCAGGGCCGACGCGCCTTCAAGGGGGCGTTCGGCGGATACGCCCTCGACTCCTACGACTTCCAGGTGCTGCCGCTGAGCATGGCGGCCATAGCGGCCTACTTCAGCCTCAGCACCGCCGAGACGGGCCTGCTGACCACCGCCACCCTGCTCGCGTCCGCGGTCGGCGGTGTCCTCGCGGGTGTGCTGATTGACCGGGTCGGCCGGGTCAAGACCCTTATGATCACGGTGGTCACCTACGCCGTGTTCACGGTGGCGTGCGGCTTCGCCACGAATTACGAGATGCTGCTCGCGATGCGCACGCTTCAGGGCATCGGCTTCGGCGGCGAGTGGGCAGCCGGTGCCATCCTGGTCGCCGAGTACGCCAGGCCGCACTACCGCGGCCGGGTCCTCGCCTGGGTGCAGTCCTCCTGGGCGATCGGCTGGGGACTGGCCGTCATCGTCAGCACCATGCTCATGGACAGGGTGAACCCCGACCTTGCCTGGCGGATCCTGTTCTGGACCGGTGCCCTGCCTGCCGTGCTGCTGGTCTACATTCGCCTCAAGGTCAAGGATGCTCCTGAGGTCTCGGAGCGGCTCGCCAAGAAGGAAGCCCGCGTTCCGGTCACGACCGTCTTCAAGGGCGGCCTGGCCCGCAAGACACTCTTCGCGACCCTGCTGTCCATGGGCGTGATGGGCGGCTACTACACCTTCGCCACCTGGCTGCCCACCTACCTCAAGACCGAGCGGGGACTGTCCGTCGTCGGCACCGGCGGCTACCTCTTCGTGCTCATCACCGGCGCCTTCTGCGGCTATGTCGCTGCCGGACACGTCGTCGACCGCCTGGGCCGCAAGAAGGCCTTCGCCCTCTTCGCCTTCCTCAGCGGCAGCCTGCTGATGACGTACGTCAACGTTCCCGAGGGTTCCAACAACCTGCTCATGATCCTCGGCTTCCCGCTCGGCTTCAGCGCCTCCGCCATCTTCTCCGGCTTCGGCTCGTACCTGGCCGAGCTCTACCCGCACACCGTCCGCGGCACCGGCCAGAGCTTCACCTACAACGTCGGACGCGCCCTGGGCGCGATCTTCCCGACGGCGGTCGGATTCTCCTCCGGGGGCGTCGGCGGCGCACTGGTCTACGGCGCCATCGGCTACGGCCTCGCACTGATCGCTCTTCTGGGGCTGCCCGAGACCAAGGGCAGCGAGCTCAGCTGA
- a CDS encoding GntR family transcriptional regulator produces MAAEIDPAVLMGDRELLGRSSTADRVAEILRTRIAEGYLTPGSKLSEDSIGHALGVSRNTLREAFRLLTHERLLAHELNRGVFVRVLTVQDVIDIYQVRRLIECAAVRSLAMPPYDLSQAAAAVAEGEKASEDGAWADLGTANIHFHQAVVALARSPRLNELMRGVLAELRLVFHAMDNPRGFHESYLPRNREILTVLQEANIVRAELLLTSYLDDAEKQLVERYSESMEA; encoded by the coding sequence ATGGCTGCCGAGATCGACCCGGCTGTGCTCATGGGTGACCGCGAACTGCTCGGGCGCTCCAGCACCGCCGACCGGGTGGCCGAGATTCTGCGCACGCGTATCGCGGAGGGGTACCTGACGCCGGGCAGCAAACTCTCGGAGGACTCCATCGGGCACGCTCTCGGCGTCTCCCGCAACACCCTTCGGGAGGCGTTCCGCCTGCTCACCCACGAGCGGCTGCTCGCCCATGAACTCAACCGCGGGGTTTTCGTGCGGGTGCTCACGGTCCAGGACGTCATCGACATCTACCAGGTACGCAGACTCATCGAGTGTGCCGCGGTGCGCAGCCTGGCTATGCCGCCGTACGACCTGAGCCAGGCGGCCGCCGCGGTCGCCGAGGGAGAGAAAGCCTCGGAGGACGGCGCCTGGGCCGACCTCGGGACGGCCAACATCCACTTCCACCAGGCCGTGGTGGCCCTGGCCCGCAGCCCTCGTCTGAACGAGTTGATGCGGGGCGTGCTGGCCGAGCTGCGTCTGGTCTTCCACGCGATGGACAATCCGCGTGGCTTCCACGAGTCGTACCTGCCGCGCAACCGGGAGATCCTCACCGTCCTCCAGGAGGCGAACATCGTCAGGGCGGAGCTGCTGCTGACCTCGTATCTCGACGACGCCGAGAAGCAGCTGGTCGAGAGGTACTCGGAAAGCATGGAGGCCTGA
- a CDS encoding acyl-CoA carboxylase subunit beta, which translates to MTVAATDVHTTARKSTERLIGESAALLHTVAGTPDTEDEGRVTARQRVEQLLDEGSFVELDEFLGRHASSPTDTGDGRLPGDGAVCGHGTVDGRPVAVFAFGFPGLGSALSEAHARKAGTAIDFALKTGCPVIAIHDTGGTRIQDSTGALGAYGQVLRRHARASGVVPQISLITGSCTGSGVHSPALTDFTVMVDRTSHLLTTAPDIVTTVTGEEVDPEELGGARTHNTVSGSAHHLADSDEDAVEYVKALLSYLPSNNLEDPPAYPDEDSDVDTSTEDRELDTIVPETAHQPYDMHRLVECLLDEGELLQTQALFAPNIITGFGRVEGRPVGVVANQPLHLAGCLDIDASEKAARFIRTCDAFNVPVLTFVDVPGFLPVTEQELRGIGRRAAKLAYAYAEATVPLITVVTRKAYGGAYDIMGSKQLGADLAIAWPTAQIAVSGARDAVGLLDPVAGESAEAEDPAVVEARRAQLMSVYQSALLTPRHAAERGHVDTVIAPSRTREYLVRGLRALSTKREAQPERKHGNIPL; encoded by the coding sequence ATGACCGTGGCGGCCACCGACGTCCACACCACCGCCAGGAAATCGACGGAACGGCTCATCGGCGAGTCCGCCGCGCTCCTCCATACCGTCGCCGGCACGCCGGACACCGAAGACGAAGGCAGGGTGACCGCCCGGCAGCGGGTGGAGCAACTTCTCGACGAGGGCTCGTTCGTGGAACTGGACGAGTTCCTGGGACGGCACGCGAGCAGCCCCACGGACACCGGGGACGGCCGGCTTCCCGGCGACGGCGCCGTCTGCGGCCACGGCACGGTCGACGGACGCCCGGTGGCCGTCTTCGCCTTCGGCTTCCCCGGCCTCGGCAGCGCCCTGAGCGAGGCCCACGCCCGGAAGGCCGGCACCGCGATCGACTTCGCCCTCAAGACCGGCTGCCCCGTCATCGCCATCCATGACACCGGCGGCACGCGCATCCAGGACAGCACCGGCGCGCTGGGCGCGTACGGCCAGGTGCTGCGCCGCCACGCCCGGGCCTCGGGCGTCGTCCCGCAGATATCCCTCATCACGGGATCCTGCACCGGCAGCGGGGTGCACTCGCCCGCGCTCACCGACTTCACTGTGATGGTCGACCGGACCTCGCACCTGCTCACCACCGCCCCGGACATCGTCACCACCGTCACCGGTGAGGAAGTCGACCCGGAGGAGCTGGGCGGCGCCCGCACCCACAACACCGTCTCGGGCAGCGCGCACCACCTGGCGGACAGCGACGAGGACGCCGTCGAGTACGTCAAGGCCCTGCTGTCGTACCTGCCGTCCAACAACCTGGAGGACCCGCCGGCCTACCCGGACGAGGACTCCGACGTGGACACCAGTACCGAGGACCGGGAACTCGACACGATCGTCCCCGAAACCGCGCACCAGCCCTACGACATGCACCGGCTGGTGGAGTGCCTGCTGGACGAAGGTGAACTCCTGCAGACACAGGCGCTGTTCGCGCCCAACATCATCACCGGCTTCGGCCGCGTCGAGGGCCGGCCCGTCGGAGTCGTCGCCAACCAGCCGCTGCACCTGGCCGGCTGCCTGGACATCGACGCCTCCGAGAAGGCCGCCCGCTTCATCCGCACCTGCGACGCCTTCAACGTCCCCGTCCTCACGTTCGTCGACGTCCCCGGCTTCCTGCCCGTCACCGAACAGGAACTCCGCGGCATCGGCCGGCGCGCCGCCAAGCTGGCCTACGCGTACGCGGAGGCCACCGTCCCGCTCATCACCGTGGTCACCCGCAAGGCGTACGGCGGTGCGTACGACATCATGGGCTCCAAGCAGCTCGGCGCCGACCTCGCCATCGCCTGGCCCACCGCCCAGATCGCGGTCAGCGGCGCACGGGACGCGGTCGGCCTGCTGGACCCCGTGGCGGGGGAGAGCGCCGAAGCCGAGGACCCGGCCGTGGTCGAGGCCCGGCGTGCCCAGCTGATGTCCGTGTACCAAAGCGCCCTCCTCACCCCCCGCCACGCTGCCGAACGAGGACACGTCGACACCGTGATCGCGCCGTCGCGGACCCGGGAGTACCTCGTCCGCGGCCTGCGGGCACTGTCCACCAAGCGCGAGGCGCAGCCGGAGAGGAAGCACGGCAACATCCCCTTGTAG
- a CDS encoding helix-turn-helix domain-containing protein: protein MGRRPGVFVRPVSMEEGRRLQRISRTATDPVKLRRTIVVMMSVQGQSVPDITSLMQVSADYVRDVIHAFNEGGSRHWTQNGAGDAPGRSVARCASTSA, encoded by the coding sequence GTGGGACGTCGTCCGGGAGTGTTCGTCCGGCCGGTGAGCATGGAGGAGGGCCGTCGGCTGCAGCGGATCAGCCGGACCGCGACGGACCCGGTGAAGTTGCGGCGGACGATCGTGGTGATGATGTCCGTACAGGGCCAGTCGGTGCCGGACATCACCTCGTTGATGCAGGTCAGCGCCGACTATGTGCGCGATGTCATCCATGCCTTCAACGAAGGGGGTTCGAGGCACTGGACCCAAAATGGAGCGGGGGACGCCCCAGGACGATCAGTAGCGAGGTGCGCGAGCACGTCTGCCTGA
- a CDS encoding acetyl/propionyl/methylcrotonyl-CoA carboxylase subunit alpha, with the protein MRKVLIANRGEIAVRVARACRDAGIASVAVYADPDRDALHVRTADEAFALGGDTPAVSYLDIAKVLQAAKDSRADAVHPGYGFLSENANFAQAVADAGLIWIGPPPQAIRDLGDKVAARHIAQRAGAPLVAGTADPVSGAGEVVAFAKEHGLPIAIKAAFGGGGRGLKVARTLEEVPELYDSAVREAVAAFGRGECFVERYLDKPRHVETQCLADSHGNVVVVSTRDCSLQRRHQKLVEEAPAPFLTEAQNAELYSASKGILREAGYVGAGTVEFLVGNDGTISFLEVNTRLQVEHPVTEEVTGIDLVREQFRIAEGEELGFDDPPVRGHSFEFRINGEDPGRGFLPAPGTVTAFVPPTGPGVRLDTGVASGSVIGPAWDSLLAKLIVTGATREQALQRAARALAEFRVEGMATAIPFHRAVVDDPAFAPGEGPFSVHTRWIETEFANDIPAFAAPAQAEDEDQAFRETVVVEVGGKRLEVSLPTSLGMMSLAFTAAAGGARPRQRAVNKPGPAVSRDTLASPMQGTIVKVAVEEGQQVAEGDLVVVLEAMKMEQPLNAHKAGTVKGLMAEVGASVTSGAPLCEIGS; encoded by the coding sequence GTGCGCAAGGTGCTCATCGCCAACCGTGGCGAAATCGCTGTCCGCGTCGCCCGTGCCTGCCGGGATGCGGGGATCGCCAGTGTGGCGGTGTACGCCGATCCGGACCGGGACGCGCTGCATGTGCGTACGGCCGACGAGGCCTTCGCGCTGGGAGGTGACACTCCGGCCGTCAGCTATCTGGACATCGCCAAGGTGCTGCAGGCCGCCAAGGATTCCCGAGCGGATGCCGTTCATCCCGGCTATGGGTTCCTGTCCGAGAACGCGAATTTCGCACAGGCGGTCGCTGACGCGGGGCTGATCTGGATCGGCCCGCCGCCGCAGGCCATCCGAGACCTGGGCGACAAGGTCGCCGCGCGACACATCGCGCAGCGCGCCGGGGCGCCGCTGGTGGCGGGCACCGCGGACCCGGTCTCCGGGGCCGGGGAGGTGGTGGCTTTCGCGAAGGAGCACGGGCTGCCGATCGCGATCAAGGCGGCGTTCGGCGGCGGCGGGCGGGGGCTGAAGGTGGCCCGCACCCTGGAGGAGGTCCCCGAGCTGTACGACTCCGCCGTGCGTGAGGCGGTGGCCGCGTTCGGGCGGGGCGAGTGCTTCGTCGAGCGCTACCTGGACAAGCCGCGCCACGTGGAGACGCAGTGCCTGGCCGACTCCCACGGCAACGTGGTCGTCGTGTCCACCCGTGACTGCTCGCTGCAGCGCCGCCACCAGAAGCTGGTGGAGGAGGCCCCGGCACCGTTCCTGACCGAGGCGCAGAACGCCGAGCTGTACTCCGCCTCCAAGGGGATCCTGAGGGAGGCCGGCTACGTCGGCGCGGGCACCGTGGAGTTCCTGGTCGGCAACGACGGCACGATCTCCTTCCTGGAGGTCAACACCCGCCTGCAGGTCGAGCACCCGGTCACCGAGGAGGTCACCGGCATCGACCTCGTCCGCGAGCAGTTCCGGATCGCCGAAGGCGAGGAGCTCGGCTTCGACGACCCACCCGTGCGCGGCCACTCCTTCGAGTTCCGCATCAACGGCGAGGACCCCGGCCGCGGCTTCCTGCCCGCACCCGGGACGGTGACGGCCTTCGTCCCGCCGACGGGTCCGGGGGTACGCCTGGACACGGGCGTTGCGTCCGGCTCGGTCATCGGCCCGGCCTGGGACTCCCTCCTCGCCAAGCTGATCGTCACCGGCGCCACCCGTGAGCAGGCCCTCCAGCGCGCCGCCCGCGCGCTCGCCGAGTTCCGGGTGGAGGGCATGGCCACCGCCATCCCCTTCCACCGTGCCGTGGTGGACGACCCCGCCTTCGCACCGGGCGAGGGGCCCTTCTCCGTGCACACCCGGTGGATCGAGACCGAGTTCGCCAACGACATCCCCGCCTTCGCCGCGCCCGCGCAGGCGGAGGATGAGGACCAGGCGTTCCGCGAGACGGTGGTCGTCGAGGTGGGCGGCAAGCGCCTGGAGGTCTCGCTGCCCACCTCGCTGGGGATGATGAGCCTTGCCTTCACCGCAGCGGCCGGCGGCGCCCGCCCCAGGCAGCGGGCGGTGAACAAGCCGGGACCCGCCGTCTCCCGGGACACCCTGGCCTCGCCCATGCAGGGCACCATCGTCAAGGTTGCCGTTGAGGAAGGCCAGCAGGTCGCCGAGGGCGACCTGGTCGTGGTGCTCGAAGCGATGAAGATGGAGCAGCCGCTCAACGCGCACAAGGCCGGCACCGTCAAGGGCCTGATGGCCGAGGTCGGTGCTTCCGTCACCTCCGGCGCCCCCCTCTGCGAGATCGGTTCGTGA
- a CDS encoding ATP-binding protein, which produces MHPFIPAQTRPAPSTSTPEGRTTWQLPPVTESVRSARLQVAAQLSAWGLPHLIDDAVVIVSELVTNAVCHGAGPIWHTVRHIFTGAGESIHIEVGDHGSTWNGTPAPRRAMDTLESGGRGLPLVEALSSHWGAWRLPHGVVVWAVLPAGPSGQAVPASLDGRGILPGPQDHVPTAHETNVKSERLVEKTFITLEGSFNDI; this is translated from the coding sequence ATGCACCCGTTCATCCCCGCCCAGACACGGCCCGCCCCCTCGACCTCCACACCGGAGGGCCGGACGACCTGGCAGCTGCCGCCGGTCACCGAGTCCGTCCGATCGGCCCGCTTGCAGGTCGCCGCCCAGCTGAGCGCATGGGGGCTGCCACACCTCATCGACGATGCCGTGGTGATCGTCTCCGAACTCGTTACCAATGCGGTCTGTCATGGTGCGGGTCCCATTTGGCACACTGTGCGCCATATCTTCACCGGCGCCGGTGAGAGTATCCACATCGAAGTGGGCGATCACGGCTCCACATGGAACGGCACACCCGCCCCCCGCAGGGCGATGGACACCCTGGAGTCCGGTGGCCGGGGCCTGCCTCTGGTCGAGGCGCTGTCCTCGCACTGGGGCGCCTGGCGCCTGCCGCACGGCGTCGTGGTCTGGGCCGTCCTGCCGGCGGGACCGAGCGGGCAAGCGGTTCCAGCGAGCCTCGACGGCCGGGGAATCCTGCCAGGACCGCAGGATCACGTACCGACCGCCCACGAAACGAATGTGAAATCAGAACGCCTCGTAGAAAAAACCTTCATAACTCTTGAAGGATCGTTCAACGATATCTAG
- a CDS encoding acyl-CoA carboxylase epsilon subunit, whose amino-acid sequence MPPITVLYGQPTPEEIAAVVAVFAARAAGAPPADTRPGLPRRTPRSAWADRAAGLRRPLATRFTRPRSVVPPGAA is encoded by the coding sequence ATGCCCCCCATCACCGTGTTGTACGGGCAGCCCACCCCCGAGGAAATCGCCGCCGTCGTAGCGGTGTTCGCCGCCCGGGCGGCCGGCGCCCCGCCTGCGGACACCCGGCCTGGCCTGCCGCGCCGCACCCCGCGATCCGCCTGGGCCGACCGCGCGGCGGGCCTGCGGCGGCCGCTCGCCACCCGGTTCACCCGACCACGCTCCGTCGTACCACCCGGGGCGGCCTGA